Proteins found in one Lagopus muta isolate bLagMut1 chromosome 18, bLagMut1 primary, whole genome shotgun sequence genomic segment:
- the GLP2R gene encoding glucagon-like peptide 2 receptor yields MGMITLFGLCSSMRIWSGISPIPASSVMILFIVKQAKGSLLEKTTTGWNKYKQECLKMLQETTVGTGIHCNGTFDQFVCWPYSTPGKVSVPCPLYLPWLENGSAGNVYRVCLDEGTWQTKENSTDIWRDSSECSEKNNLQKNEKEHKLLTTLQLLYTVGYYLSLISLVLALLILSLLRKLHCTRNYIHMNLFASFILRATAILIKDTVLHRIYSKRPNDETGWILYLSPEILIICRTAQFFMHYFVGANYFWLLVEGIYLHTLLITAVFSERRLLQTYIVIGWVVPILFVAPWGISRSKLENTGCWGTNEHMGIWWIIRGPMLFSITVNFGIFLKILRMLISKLKAQQMSFHDYKYRLARSTLVLIPLLGIHEFIFSFITDEQVEGFPRHVRLFIQLTMSSFHGFFVAVLYCFANGEVKAELHKQWSRFLLAEPFGRKLCFLGQNIKYLRRCSQKEKKEHLSSNHLCLEVSEPWGMKLQQLLAKQRAVPCTEQGCALPPRLRASVSDSSEGEVTTGETTEEVVFEESEI; encoded by the exons GCCAAAGGATCTCTGCTGGAAAAAACAACTACTGGATGGAACAAATACAAACAGGAATGCCTAAAAATGCTACAGGAAACAACTGTAGGTACTG GGATACATTGTAATGGGACTTTTGATCAGTTTGTTTGCTGGCCATACTCAACCCCAGGAAAAGTATCTGTTCCTTGTCCTTTGTATTTGCCATGGTTGGAAAATG GAAGTGCAGGAAATGTATACAGAGTCTGCTTAGATGAAGGAACTTGGCAAACGAAGGAAAACTCCACAGACATTTGGCGTGACAGTTCAGAATGTTCTGAGAAAAATAATCTCCAAAAAAAT gaaaaagaacataaattaCTTACCACACTACAGTTGCTGTACACCGTAGGATATTATCTTTCTCTCATCTCACTTGTCTTAGCTCTCCTTATACTTTCTTTACTCAG AAAACTTCACTGCACAAGAAACTACATCCATATGAATTTATTTGCATCTTTCATCTTGCGTGCCACAGCCATTCTTATTAAAGACACTGTACTCCACAGGATTTACTCCAAAAGACCCAATGATGAAACTGGATGGATATTATACCTCAGTCCTGAG ATTTTAATCATTTGCAGAACCGCTCAGTTTTTCATGCACTATTTTGTTGGAGCAAATTATTTTTGGCTATTAGTAGAAGGAATTTATCTGCATACGTTATTGATTACTGCTGTGTTCTCAGAAAGAAGACTGCTGCAGACATATATAGTGATAGGATGGG ttgtTCCTATTCTATTTGTTGCTCCCTGGGGAATAAGCAGATCGAAACTGGAGAACACAGG gtgctggggaACAAATGAACACATGGGAATCTGGTGGATCATTAGAGGACCGATGTTGTTTTCCATTACA gtTAATTTTGGCATCTTCTTAAAAATTTTGAGGATGTTGATTTCCAAACTAAAAGCCCAGCAAATGAGCTTTCATGACTACaaatacag actgGCAAGATCTACACTTGTGCTGATTCCATTGCTGGGGATCCATGAgtttatattttccttcatcACTGATGAACAGGTGGAAGGATTTCCAAGACATGTAAGACTTTTCATTCAGCTGACAATGAGTTCATTTCAT GGTTTTTTTGTAGCAGTTTTATATTGCTTTGCAAATGGAGAG GTAAAAGCAGAACTCCACAAGCAGTGGTCCCGCTTCCTGCTGGCAGAACCCTTTGGTCGTAAACTCTGCTTTCTTGGGCAAAACATCAAATACCTCAGGAGATGttcacagaaagagaaaaaagagcacCTCAGCAGCAACCACTTGTGCCTGGAGGTGAGTGAGCCCTGGGGCATGAAGCTCCAGCAGTTGCTGGCGAAGCAGAGGGCAGTTCCATGCACAGAGCAAGGCTGTGCACTTCCACCTCGTCTGCGGGCAAGTGTGTCAGACAGCAGCGAAGGAGAAGTGACCACTGGAGAGACAACTGAGGAGGTGGTCTTTGAAGAAAGTGAGATCTAG